A window of Polaribacter litorisediminis contains these coding sequences:
- a CDS encoding HlyD family secretion protein yields MLNISNNPVAKKIDFSTFKSSKNIFHKNYYKSLNKFLLVFGLLGLIILFLPWTQNITGKGIVTTLTLDQRPQDIQSQIPGRIEEWFVREGDLVQKGDTILRISEIKSEYFDDRLIERTNMQINAKTSSVNAYQYKVEALNRQIVALKQERVLKTAQLQNKLLQSKLKVKSDSIEFEAAKTNIKIAERQYQRTVTLEQEGIYSVKDVEEKRLKLQETQAKLISQENKLLAAKNEVLNAELELTRIGAAFADKISKSQSDMFTAKSSGYDAEVQVSKLENSNSNYKVRNSLLYVTAPQSGFINKAIKGGIGGTFKEGESLVGIMPQKYDLAVETFVRPIDLPLLHIDEKVRVQFDGWPAIVFSGWPNVSYGTYGARVIAIERFISSNGMYRILLAPDETDHTWPEAVRVGSGARTIALLEDVPIWYELWRQLNSFPPNYYQPEGGTKGKSDAKK; encoded by the coding sequence ATGTTAAATATATCGAACAATCCAGTTGCTAAAAAAATAGATTTTTCAACATTTAAATCTTCTAAAAATATTTTTCATAAAAACTATTATAAATCATTAAACAAATTCTTATTAGTTTTTGGTCTTTTAGGTCTGATAATCCTATTTTTACCTTGGACGCAAAATATTACAGGTAAAGGAATCGTAACTACCTTAACCTTAGACCAAAGACCACAAGATATACAATCTCAAATTCCTGGTAGAATTGAAGAGTGGTTTGTAAGAGAAGGAGATTTAGTACAAAAAGGAGATACAATTCTTAGAATCTCTGAAATAAAAAGTGAATATTTTGATGATCGCTTGATAGAAAGAACAAATATGCAGATCAATGCAAAAACATCATCTGTAAATGCATATCAATATAAAGTAGAAGCTCTTAACAGGCAAATAGTTGCTTTAAAACAAGAACGTGTTTTAAAAACAGCACAACTTCAAAATAAACTTTTACAATCTAAATTAAAAGTAAAAAGTGATAGCATAGAGTTTGAAGCTGCCAAAACAAATATTAAAATAGCAGAAAGACAATACCAACGTACAGTAACTTTAGAACAAGAAGGTATCTATTCGGTAAAAGATGTAGAAGAAAAACGTCTTAAATTACAAGAAACACAAGCCAAATTAATATCTCAAGAAAATAAATTACTTGCCGCTAAAAATGAAGTTTTAAACGCAGAACTAGAGCTTACACGAATTGGAGCAGCATTTGCAGATAAGATTTCGAAATCACAGAGTGATATGTTTACCGCAAAATCTAGCGGTTATGATGCTGAAGTTCAAGTTTCTAAATTAGAAAACAGCAACAGTAATTATAAGGTTAGAAATTCACTTTTATACGTAACGGCTCCTCAAAGTGGATTCATCAATAAAGCCATTAAAGGCGGAATTGGAGGTACTTTTAAGGAAGGCGAATCATTAGTGGGCATTATGCCACAAAAATATGATTTGGCCGTAGAAACTTTTGTAAGACCCATCGATTTACCTTTACTACATATAGACGAAAAAGTACGTGTTCAGTTTGATGGTTGGCCTGCCATTGTTTTTTCTGGTTGGCCCAATGTTTCTTACGGAACGTATGGCGCAAGAGTCATTGCTATAGAAAGATTTATTAGTAGCAATGGTATGTATAGAATTCTATTAGCACCAGACGAAACCGACCATACTTGGCCTGAAGCTGTGAGAGTTGGTTCTGGCGCAAGAACCATTGCATTACTCGAAGATGTGCCAATTTGGTATGAACTATGGAGACAATTAAACAGCTTCCCACCTAATTATTACCAACCAGAAGGTGGAACAAAAGGTAAATCTGACGCAAAAAAATAG
- a CDS encoding LETM1 domain-containing protein, with the protein MTTVEEIKVLLRKNKWRLYQELSQSKEAMYLIRKSASTNLTPEEKEKIKIQLLDICKAIPSLAVFLLPGGALLLPLLIKLLPDILPSAFKREPPK; encoded by the coding sequence ATGACTACCGTAGAAGAGATAAAAGTGTTATTGCGTAAAAATAAGTGGAGATTGTATCAAGAATTATCTCAGAGTAAAGAAGCAATGTATCTCATAAGGAAGTCTGCGAGCACAAATTTAACGCCAGAAGAAAAAGAGAAAATAAAAATTCAATTATTAGATATTTGCAAAGCAATTCCTTCACTTGCTGTTTTTTTACTTCCTGGAGGTGCTTTATTATTGCCGCTTTTAATTAAATTACTTCCAGACATTTTACCCTCTGCTTTTAAGCGAGAACCTCCGAAATAA
- a CDS encoding TetR/AcrR family transcriptional regulator — MKSLLSILKISVPDKIYIKDPETSELGKRIIENSILLIYEIGFESFTFKKLGKKIGSNESSIYRYFESKHKLLLYLSSWYWAWLEYQLVIETFSISNHHEKLNKAIRVVTRTVEEDSNFSHINENLLYRIIVKENSKSFLTKEVDNDNKEGYFEIYKRLISRLEEMIIAVKPSYLFPLSLASTIIEGGLHQHFLNEHFPSITNSQNGKTPTNFFINLVENTLK; from the coding sequence ATGAAAAGTTTATTATCAATTCTTAAAATATCGGTTCCTGACAAAATCTACATTAAAGATCCAGAAACCTCTGAGCTTGGAAAACGAATTATAGAAAATAGTATTCTATTAATATATGAAATTGGTTTTGAAAGCTTTACTTTTAAAAAGTTAGGAAAAAAAATTGGTTCTAATGAAAGTTCTATTTACAGATATTTTGAAAGTAAACACAAACTTTTATTGTATTTATCTTCTTGGTACTGGGCTTGGTTAGAATATCAATTGGTGATTGAAACTTTTAGCATTTCTAATCATCATGAAAAATTAAACAAGGCAATTAGAGTGGTAACAAGAACCGTAGAAGAAGATAGTAATTTTTCTCATATTAATGAAAACCTTTTGTATAGAATCATTGTAAAAGAAAACTCTAAATCGTTCTTAACCAAAGAGGTAGATAACGACAACAAAGAGGGTTATTTTGAAATCTATAAACGCTTAATTTCTAGATTAGAAGAAATGATTATCGCTGTAAAACCATCTTATCTTTTTCCTTTAAGTTTAGCAAGTACAATTATTGAAGGCGGTTTACATCAACATTTTTTAAATGAACATTTTCCTTCAATTACCAATAGTCAAAACGGCAAAACGCCCACAAACTTTTTTATAAATTTAGTTGAAAATACTTTAAAATAA
- the aroB gene encoding 3-dehydroquinate synthase, with product MKTIQAVSYPIHFQEESYQELATLIAENNYSTIFILVDENTFEHCYPKFIPNLATDKRIEVIEIESGEIHKNLETCMWVWNAITELGGDRKSVLITLGGGVITDLGGFVASCFKRGIDFINIPTTLLSMVDASVGGKTGVDLGVLKNQIGLFANPEMVLVDDRYLETVAPREIKSGTAEIIKYGITYDVKLFNEIKNNSALKISDLIFRSIEIKNEVVLKDPREKNLRKILNFGHTLGHAIESFYLESEDKENLTHGEAIAIGMVCECYMSSKLLNFPAEKLKQVKDLVVSIYDKTNLLKEDFSAILDLLKHDKKNTNGQVNFVLLNDFEDFKIDCNVPEALIIESMEFYNV from the coding sequence ATGAAAACCATACAAGCAGTTTCTTATCCTATTCATTTTCAAGAAGAAAGCTATCAAGAACTTGCTACTTTGATAGCGGAAAACAACTATTCTACTATTTTTATTTTGGTTGATGAAAATACTTTTGAACATTGTTATCCTAAATTTATTCCGAATTTAGCTACCGATAAGAGAATAGAAGTTATTGAAATTGAGTCTGGAGAAATTCATAAAAACCTAGAAACCTGCATGTGGGTTTGGAACGCTATTACGGAGTTAGGTGGTGATCGTAAAAGTGTTTTAATTACCTTAGGAGGTGGGGTTATTACAGACTTGGGGGGCTTTGTAGCTTCTTGTTTTAAGCGCGGAATTGACTTTATAAATATTCCGACTACCTTATTATCTATGGTTGATGCCTCTGTAGGTGGAAAAACTGGGGTTGATTTAGGGGTGCTAAAAAATCAAATTGGCTTATTTGCAAATCCTGAAATGGTGCTTGTTGATGACCGCTATTTAGAAACAGTTGCTCCTCGTGAAATTAAATCTGGAACTGCAGAAATTATTAAATACGGCATTACGTATGATGTAAAATTATTTAATGAAATCAAAAATAATTCAGCTTTAAAAATAAGTGATTTAATTTTTAGATCTATAGAAATAAAAAATGAAGTTGTCCTAAAAGATCCGAGAGAAAAAAACCTGCGTAAAATTCTAAATTTTGGTCATACTTTAGGGCATGCCATTGAATCTTTTTACCTAGAATCTGAAGACAAAGAAAACCTAACGCATGGAGAAGCTATTGCGATTGGCATGGTTTGCGAATGTTATATGTCATCAAAATTATTAAATTTTCCTGCAGAAAAACTTAAACAAGTCAAAGATCTTGTTGTTTCAATTTATGATAAAACAAATTTATTAAAAGAAGATTTTTCTGCAATTCTGGATTTATTAAAACACGATAAGAAAAACACAAACGGACAAGTAAACTTTGTACTTTTAAACGATTTTGAAGATTTTAAAATAGATTGTAACGTTCCAGAAGCTTTAATTATTGAAAGTATGGAGTTTTATAATGTATAA
- a CDS encoding peptidase domain-containing ABC transporter: METKKLTPWQRFISLVKLEKKDIFQIFYYAIFGGVVALSLPLGIQAIINLIQGAQISTSWIVLVVVVTLGVIFSGALQLMQLRIIETIQQRIFMRASFELSYRFPKIKMSELRNYYPPELANRFFDTLTIQKGLSKILIDVPTAILQILFALILLSFYHPFFIVFGVLLLLLIYIVFKFTAQKGLETSLIESKNKYKVAHWIQEVARTMVSFKLSGNTNLSMSKNDELVSKYLEARENHFKILILQYSQMVGFKVIVTASLLLIGGALVLNQEMNIGQFVAAEIIILLVIASVEKLIIGLESFYDVLTSIEKIGQVVDKELESQDGERPLFKDGLTLELDNVSYAVQERKKTIIKNVSLKITPKSRVLIVGESGAGKSSLLRLISGIIQPTEGNIYINNLSLSSLHLNHYRSQLGLSLSQETPFEGSIRQNLIFGNERIDDHAIFDILDIVGLSQFLKEQPNGLDSVIYPEGKQMSYTIAKKLILARAIIKQPKVMILEDPLDQFNLDETLRIISYLTDPKRPWALIVVSSRKSWRTQCSQTITLEKGEIKAIN, encoded by the coding sequence ATGGAAACCAAAAAATTAACTCCCTGGCAACGTTTTATCAGTCTTGTAAAGCTAGAGAAAAAAGATATATTTCAAATATTTTATTATGCAATTTTTGGCGGTGTTGTTGCACTATCGCTTCCTTTAGGAATCCAAGCAATTATCAATTTAATACAAGGAGCACAAATATCTACTTCTTGGATTGTTTTGGTAGTTGTTGTAACTCTTGGTGTTATTTTTTCTGGAGCTTTGCAATTAATGCAATTAAGAATTATTGAAACGATACAACAAAGAATTTTTATGAGAGCTTCTTTTGAATTGAGCTATCGTTTTCCGAAAATAAAAATGTCTGAATTGCGTAATTATTATCCGCCCGAATTGGCAAACCGTTTTTTTGACACCTTAACGATTCAAAAAGGATTGTCAAAAATTCTAATTGATGTACCCACAGCAATTTTACAAATTCTTTTTGCACTAATTCTACTTTCATTCTATCATCCCTTTTTTATTGTGTTTGGTGTTTTATTGTTGTTATTAATTTACATCGTTTTTAAATTTACTGCTCAAAAAGGATTAGAAACCAGTCTAATAGAATCTAAAAATAAATATAAAGTTGCTCACTGGATTCAAGAAGTTGCAAGAACTATGGTAAGCTTTAAACTTTCTGGAAACACTAATTTATCCATGTCTAAAAATGATGAATTGGTTAGTAAATATTTGGAAGCAAGAGAAAATCACTTTAAAATATTAATCTTACAATATTCTCAAATGGTTGGTTTTAAAGTAATTGTAACCGCTAGTTTGTTGTTAATTGGTGGTGCTTTGGTCTTAAACCAAGAAATGAATATCGGACAATTTGTTGCCGCAGAAATCATTATTCTTTTGGTCATTGCATCCGTAGAAAAATTAATTATTGGTTTAGAATCTTTTTACGATGTACTTACTTCTATAGAAAAAATAGGTCAAGTAGTGGATAAAGAATTAGAGTCTCAAGACGGAGAAAGACCTCTTTTTAAAGATGGGCTTACGTTAGAATTAGACAATGTTTCTTATGCAGTTCAGGAAAGAAAAAAAACAATTATTAAAAATGTATCTTTAAAAATAACACCAAAAAGCAGAGTTTTAATTGTTGGCGAAAGTGGTGCTGGTAAATCTAGTTTATTACGTTTAATTTCTGGAATTATACAACCAACGGAAGGAAATATTTACATCAATAATTTATCCTTAAGCAGCTTACATTTAAATCATTACAGATCTCAATTAGGTTTATCTCTTTCGCAAGAAACACCTTTTGAAGGTTCTATTAGACAAAACTTAATTTTTGGAAACGAAAGAATTGATGATCATGCAATTTTTGATATTTTAGATATTGTTGGATTATCTCAATTTTTAAAAGAACAACCTAATGGTCTAGATTCTGTAATATATCCTGAAGGAAAACAAATGTCTTACACGATTGCTAAAAAATTAATTTTAGCAAGGGCGATCATTAAACAGCCAAAAGTAATGATTTTAGAAGACCCTTTAGATCAATTTAATTTAGATGAAACTTTAAGAATTATTAGTTATTTAACAGATCCTAAAAGGCCTTGGGCTTTAATTGTTGTGAGTAGTAGAAAAAGTTGGAGAACTCAATGCTCGCAAACAATTACATTAGAAAAAGGAGAAATTAAAGCCATAAATTAA
- a CDS encoding T9SS type A sorting domain-containing protein: protein MKRKLLKFLGVATLLLFTSTMLGQTNTWNGSSSTNWNTAANWSDGTVPLATDDVVIPSAPANQPTISAITAVSAALTVQDGAILTIDSDGGLTVDGALNINTGGSVTINSTASDSGTLIFNGTRSGNITYKRFVTGGGWYLIAAPVEGYSGNDLFNDNGGTATFITGNAHPSFGNNAAVAGYNGTAWSYISSVGFFGPSMSAGTGVSVNLISDKSLEMFGSLASSASVGLNTDAFTLLGNPFTASFNVINFLAANTARLTQETVWVRSGSGYTAYNDVSPIKIAPGQGFFVRANGTGGSASFSRTNNLSHDAADTFGSKSIPFATYELFLDNNGTMRSTRVFYAENRTTGFDNGSDSSLFSDNDDFSIYTELVEGSEGQKLEIQTLPDTNIESFIVPVGVTAVADSEIVFSLEASNFDENIQITLEDRVTNTFTRLDEANSTYKATTENALDGVGRFYMHTTQDALSVDTNEWLSTVQIYKVNNANLRITGLTQGEATVEMYNLLGKQVLSTSFEAMGTKDIAIPNDISKGIYFVKLETSDGILNKKIILE from the coding sequence ATGAAAAGAAAACTACTTAAATTTTTAGGCGTGGCAACACTATTGTTGTTTACTAGCACTATGCTAGGACAAACTAACACTTGGAATGGTTCTTCGAGTACAAACTGGAATACTGCAGCAAATTGGAGTGATGGGACAGTGCCATTAGCAACAGATGATGTTGTGATACCGTCGGCGCCAGCAAACCAGCCTACTATATCCGCCATCACAGCGGTTTCGGCAGCTTTGACAGTGCAGGATGGTGCTATCTTAACGATTGATAGTGATGGTGGGTTAACAGTAGATGGGGCCTTAAACATCAATACTGGTGGTAGTGTAACAATAAATTCAACTGCTTCAGATTCTGGTACCTTAATTTTTAATGGTACTAGGTCAGGAAATATAACTTACAAGAGATTTGTAACTGGAGGTGGCTGGTATTTAATTGCTGCGCCTGTTGAAGGTTATAGTGGTAATGATTTGTTTAACGATAATGGAGGTACTGCAACTTTTATAACTGGTAATGCTCATCCTTCATTCGGGAATAACGCTGCTGTTGCCGGATACAATGGAACTGCATGGTCTTACATATCTTCTGTTGGTTTTTTTGGTCCCAGTATGTCTGCAGGTACAGGTGTATCAGTGAACTTGATTTCTGATAAATCCCTAGAGATGTTTGGGTCGCTTGCTAGTTCAGCATCCGTAGGCTTGAATACAGATGCATTCACACTTTTAGGCAACCCTTTTACAGCTTCGTTTAATGTTATTAACTTCTTGGCAGCGAATACGGCTAGACTTACTCAAGAAACGGTTTGGGTACGCAGTGGGTCAGGTTATACAGCATACAACGATGTTAGCCCTATAAAAATTGCTCCTGGTCAAGGCTTTTTCGTGCGAGCCAACGGAACAGGAGGTTCGGCTTCATTTTCTAGAACCAACAACTTAAGTCATGATGCTGCCGATACGTTTGGTAGTAAATCAATTCCTTTTGCAACCTATGAGTTATTTTTAGATAATAATGGTACTATGAGATCCACGAGAGTATTTTACGCAGAAAATAGAACTACAGGGTTCGATAACGGATCTGATTCTTCTTTATTCTCAGACAACGATGATTTTTCTATCTATACAGAATTAGTAGAGGGTAGTGAGGGTCAAAAATTAGAAATACAAACCTTACCAGATACAAATATAGAAAGCTTTATAGTGCCTGTGGGTGTAACCGCAGTAGCAGATAGCGAAATTGTATTTTCCCTAGAGGCTTCTAATTTTGATGAAAATATACAAATAACCTTAGAGGATCGTGTTACCAATACTTTTACTCGTTTAGACGAAGCCAATAGTACTTACAAAGCCACCACAGAAAATGCTTTAGACGGTGTAGGTCGCTTTTACATGCATACCACCCAAGATGCTTTAAGTGTCGATACCAATGAATGGTTATCAACAGTTCAAATATATAAAGTGAACAATGCCAACTTAAGAATAACAGGCTTAACTCAAGGAGAGGCTACTGTAGAAATGTATAATTTACTTGGTAAACAAGTGTTAAGTACCTCTTTTGAGGCTATGGGCACGAAAGACATTGCGATACCGAATGATATTTCGAAAGGAATTTATTTTGTAAAGCTAGAAACATCAGACGGGATATTGAATAAAAAAATAATTTTAGAATAA
- a CDS encoding proline dehydrogenase family protein, translating to MKIFNNTKIAFALKSDYQLNRAYFLFSMIKNQLLVKIGGAVAKFALKLNLPIQGVIRATVFNHFCGGITEDDCLPIIENMYTNGNVHSVLDYSVEGKDQEASFDEALEKILKIINFCEEKKSIPFAVFKPTGFGRFALYQKITEGKKLTDKEQEEWNRVKARFHTVCKTALAKDVPILIDGEESWMQKAADELIEELMEIYNKEKAIVFNTLQMYRHDRMKYLKTLHKKAIEKDFYIGMKVVRGAYMEKERERAEEKGYPSPICENKEATDKNYDAATTYMMKHPKMALFVGTHNEDSSYLVMELAKKNKIKNNDYRLWFGQLFGMSDHISYNLANEGYNVAKYLPFGPVKDVMPYLIRRAAENTSVAGQTSRELNLLDTERKRRKL from the coding sequence ATGAAAATTTTTAATAACACTAAAATTGCTTTTGCATTAAAATCTGATTACCAGTTAAATCGAGCTTATTTTCTATTTAGTATGATAAAAAATCAGCTTTTGGTAAAAATTGGTGGAGCGGTTGCCAAATTTGCTTTAAAATTAAATTTGCCCATTCAGGGAGTAATTCGTGCTACTGTCTTTAATCATTTTTGTGGGGGAATAACAGAAGACGATTGTTTACCGATTATAGAGAATATGTATACCAATGGAAACGTGCATAGTGTTTTAGATTATTCTGTAGAAGGCAAGGATCAAGAAGCTAGTTTTGATGAAGCATTAGAGAAAATTCTAAAAATCATTAATTTTTGTGAAGAAAAAAAATCAATTCCTTTCGCTGTTTTTAAGCCTACAGGATTTGGTCGTTTTGCCCTGTATCAGAAAATAACCGAAGGAAAAAAACTAACAGATAAAGAACAAGAAGAATGGAATAGGGTAAAAGCACGTTTTCATACCGTATGTAAAACTGCTTTGGCAAAAGATGTTCCTATATTAATTGACGGTGAAGAAAGCTGGATGCAAAAAGCTGCAGATGAGCTTATTGAAGAGTTAATGGAAATATATAACAAAGAGAAAGCGATTGTTTTTAACACGCTTCAAATGTACAGACATGACAGGATGAAGTATTTAAAAACGTTGCATAAAAAAGCTATAGAAAAAGATTTTTATATCGGTATGAAAGTTGTTCGAGGCGCTTATATGGAAAAAGAAAGAGAAAGAGCCGAAGAAAAAGGATACCCTTCACCAATTTGCGAGAACAAAGAAGCCACAGACAAAAACTATGATGCAGCGACAACATATATGATGAAGCATCCTAAAATGGCTTTATTTGTAGGAACTCATAATGAAGATAGTTCTTATTTGGTGATGGAATTAGCAAAAAAAAATAAGATTAAAAATAATGATTACCGTCTTTGGTTTGGTCAATTATTTGGTATGAGTGATCATATAAGTTACAATTTGGCAAATGAAGGTTATAATGTTGCCAAATATTTACCCTTTGGACCTGTAAAAGATGTGATGCCCTACTTAATTAGAAGAGCTGCAGAAAACACTTCTGTAGCAGGACAAACGAGTAGAGAATTAAACTTGTTAGATACAGAAAGAAAACGCAGAAAATTATAA
- a CDS encoding T9SS type A sorting domain-containing protein yields the protein MKRKLLKFLGIATLLLFTNSMLGQNTWNGSTDTDWDTATNWSFGTVPVDTDNVLIENVANQPIISSGTLALARNLTIDSSSLVTINSGGGLTVDGNLAIFGDLTVNSSTSSSGTLIVTGATSGSVTYNRFVPGGAWYFLSAPVANVTSTALFTDNGGTSTFIQGGAHPVAGSNLAIGGYNGTAWSYMSNLGFGGPSMSAGTGVSVNLISSASLVMSGTLRGSVSKSLIADTFNLLGNPYTASLNAEAFLTTNGARLTENTVWVHGGSGYTAHNSVTSIKIAPGQGFFVLANSVGGSAAFSRATLSHDAADTFSKSIPFANYELSLENNGTVRSTKVFYAENRTTGFDNGSDSSLFSEDDDFSVYTELVEGSEGQKLEIQTLPDTNIESFVVPVGVKALADSEIIFSIEASNFDENINITLEDRLTNTFTRLDEANSTYKATTETDLDGVGRFYMHTTQSALSVDTNDWLSTVKIYKVNNANLRITGLTQGDATVQMYNILGKQILSTSFEAIGTKDITIPHDISKGIYLVKLETADGILNKKIILE from the coding sequence ATGAAAAGAAAACTACTTAAATTTTTAGGTATAGCAACACTACTGTTGTTTACTAATAGTATGCTAGGTCAAAATACCTGGAATGGTTCTACGGATACAGACTGGGATACTGCAACAAATTGGAGTTTCGGTACAGTGCCAGTAGACACGGATAATGTTTTGATAGAAAATGTCGCAAACCAACCTATTATAAGTTCTGGTACTTTAGCGCTTGCGAGAAATTTAACCATAGACTCTAGTTCTTTAGTAACCATTAATAGCGGTGGTGGGTTAACTGTAGATGGAAATTTAGCTATTTTTGGTGATTTAACAGTAAATTCAAGTACTTCAAGTTCTGGTACTTTAATCGTTACTGGTGCTACCTCAGGAAGTGTGACGTATAATAGATTTGTACCTGGAGGTGCTTGGTATTTCCTTTCTGCTCCTGTTGCAAATGTAACTAGTACTGCTTTGTTTACCGATAATGGTGGTACTTCAACTTTTATACAAGGGGGGGCTCATCCTGTAGCGGGCTCTAACCTTGCTATTGGGGGATACAACGGAACAGCTTGGTCGTACATGTCTAATCTTGGTTTTGGTGGTCCTAGTATGTCAGCAGGTACTGGTGTGTCAGTAAATTTGATTTCTTCTGCATCCCTAGTAATGTCAGGGACTCTTAGAGGTTCAGTATCAAAGAGTTTGATTGCAGATACATTCAACCTTTTAGGCAACCCTTATACAGCTTCGCTAAATGCTGAAGCCTTCTTAACAACGAATGGGGCAAGACTTACAGAAAATACAGTTTGGGTCCACGGCGGATCAGGTTACACGGCACATAACAGTGTGACATCTATAAAAATTGCACCTGGTCAAGGTTTCTTTGTGCTAGCGAATTCAGTAGGAGGTTCGGCTGCGTTTTCTAGAGCTACTCTAAGTCATGATGCTGCCGATACGTTCAGTAAATCAATTCCTTTTGCAAACTATGAGCTATCTTTAGAGAATAATGGTACTGTTAGATCTACGAAAGTATTTTACGCAGAAAATAGAACGACAGGATTCGATAACGGATCTGATTCTTCTTTATTCTCAGAAGACGATGATTTTTCTGTATATACAGAATTAGTAGAGGGTAGTGAAGGGCAAAAACTAGAAATACAAACCTTACCGGATACAAATATAGAAAGCTTTGTAGTGCCTGTGGGCGTAAAAGCATTAGCAGATAGCGAAATTATTTTCTCTATAGAGGCTTCTAATTTCGATGAGAATATAAACATAACTTTAGAGGATAGACTTACCAATACTTTTACTCGTTTAGATGAAGCCAATAGTACGTACAAAGCTACTACAGAAACTGATTTAGACGGTGTGGGTCGCTTTTACATGCATACAACGCAATCTGCGTTAAGTGTCGATACAAATGACTGGTTATCAACAGTTAAAATATATAAGGTGAACAATGCAAACTTAAGAATAACAGGTTTAACTCAAGGAGATGCTACTGTTCAGATGTATAATATACTTGGTAAACAAATATTAAGTACTTCTTTTGAGGCCATAGGCACTAAAGACATTACAATACCTCATGATATTTCGAAAGGAATTTATTTGGTAAAGCTAGAAACAGCAGATGGAATATTGAATAAAAAAATAATTTTAGAATAA
- a CDS encoding cold-shock protein, producing MAKSQQTFSKSEKEKKRLKKRLDKQKKMDARKAEKEEHGTSGIQFAYVDHNGNLTDTPPDPELKVEYELEDIQISVTKKEDLPEEDPVRKGKVNFFDTSKGFGFIIDAENSEKYFTHVSGLIDQIAENDKVSFELERGMRGMNAVKVKKI from the coding sequence ATGGCAAAATCGCAACAAACCTTTAGTAAAAGTGAGAAAGAAAAGAAACGTTTAAAAAAGCGTTTAGATAAGCAGAAGAAAATGGACGCAAGAAAAGCTGAAAAAGAAGAACATGGAACTTCTGGTATTCAGTTTGCGTATGTAGATCATAATGGTAATTTAACAGATACACCACCAGATCCAGAATTAAAAGTAGAGTATGAGTTAGAGGATATACAAATATCTGTAACTAAAAAAGAAGACTTGCCGGAAGAAGACCCAGTAAGAAAAGGAAAGGTAAACTTTTTTGACACTTCTAAAGGGTTCGGCTTTATTATTGACGCTGAAAATAGTGAAAAATATTTTACACATGTAAGTGGTTTAATAGATCAGATTGCAGAGAACGATAAAGTCTCTTTTGAATTAGAAAGAGGAATGCGTGGAATGAATGCAGTAAAAGTTAAGAAAATCTAA